The Caldisalinibacter kiritimatiensis genome contains the following window.
AGGATGATGAATTTAATCCAGCTAAATCATTGCAGGCAGTAGAATCCTTAATATATGACGAAGAAGTATTTGCCATAGTTGGTCATTTAGGAACACCAGGAGTTATGGCAGCAGTTGATACAGTTAAAGAAGCTGGAATACCATCTGTATATTTTGGCTCAGGTGCAGTTCAGTTAACACAAGCAGGTGAAAATTTCTTCCCAGTACAACCTAACTATGTATATGAAGGTAAGTTAATGGCTAAATATGCAGTAGAACATTTTAAAGCAAATAATTTAGTTGTAATATATAGAAATGATGATGTTGGTAGAGATGGATTAAAAGGAGTAGAAGAAGGACTAAAAGAGTTAGGTAAATCTGATATATTAAAATCAGAAGGGAAACTAGCATATAACTCTGGAGATACAGATTTTACAGTTCAAGTACAAAAGGCTAAAAGCTTAAATCCTGACTTAATCATAATTTATGGTCTTTCAACTGGTACAGCAGGTGTATTAAAGGAAATAGAAAAAGTAGGTTTTGATGTGCCTATGTTAACAACATATTCAAATGCAGATGCATCATTCCTTGCTATTGCAGCACCAGGTGCACCTAATATGATTAAAAATCTACACGTTATGGGATGGCTTGATGTAACTGAAGAAAGTCTAAAACCTTTAAATGAAGCAATGAAAAAGTATTTCCCTGATGCTCCAGTAAACGCTTATACAATGGCTGGTTGGGTTGCAGCAGAGACATTTGTTGCAGGACTTAAAGAAGCTGGAGATAACTTATCATGGGAAGGTTATATAGAAGCTATGAATCATCTTAATTTCACAGAAGGATTAGCTCCTGAGATTTCATATTCACCAGGAGTACGTCAAGGTGTTACTAAGATGGCTATTAGTAAAGTAGCTCAAGATGAAAGTGGAAACTTCTATTTTGAACTAGTAAGTGAATTTAATGAATTTAAGTAAAATAAGCCCGGATTTTTCCGGGCTTTATTTTTGTCCGAAATACGAACATGTTTGAAATAAGTACAATTGGCATTTCTATTATTATACACGAAAAACAACAAAATTGTGTTCTAAAAACATACAAATCACATTTTTATAGTTCTATTATTTTTCTAGAGTTAGCTAATTTCAACACTTATAGGTATATAGGGTTTGGCATAGAAGTTGCACTAAATAAAGGTAAAAAGAAATAAACTTATTACGCACCGGGAAAACGTATGCTATTTATTTTGAATTATTTAGGTGATAGAGGCAGGTCATCTATTTAAAGAGACTTGACCTATATATGTTTATTAGATTTTGTAAGGTTGGCAGGTGACGAAAGCAGTTGACCAATGGAGCTTTAGATTTACAAAAACAAGATGCGAGGGAGTAATATGGGGGATATTTTAAAACATTTTGTTACAGTTGCACCTTATATAAACCAATTGACTAACTCAGATTTTGCTGTATCAGTGTGTGATTTAGAAAAGTGTTTAGTGTATGTACCAGGAAAAAAATTAAACCATGGAATAAGAAAGGGAACACCACATGTTAAGTCATCAGTTTCTTATCAATGTATAAAGCAGAAAAAAAGAATAGTCAAGAGAGTGGATAAGGAAGTGTTTGGGTTTCCATATATAGCAATAGCTACACCAATTTTTAACAACAATAACGAGGTTATAGGTTCTGTATGTTTTAGTGAAACAGTAGAAAAACAGGATATATTGTCACAAACGGCTGATAGTCTATATTCAAATATGCAACAGACATCTGCAGCCACAGATATCATCTCTAGTAAAACAAAAAGTCTAG
Protein-coding sequences here:
- a CDS encoding ABC transporter substrate-binding protein; the encoded protein is MKKIVALLLSLLLVFSLVGCSTNQEGNTEVTDTANNEQEEAEENNIELAQGVKEDSIKIGTVGVQSGPLAFIGTPYFAGMEAYFNKVNDNGGVNGRKIELIKKDDEFNPAKSLQAVESLIYDEEVFAIVGHLGTPGVMAAVDTVKEAGIPSVYFGSGAVQLTQAGENFFPVQPNYVYEGKLMAKYAVEHFKANNLVVIYRNDDVGRDGLKGVEEGLKELGKSDILKSEGKLAYNSGDTDFTVQVQKAKSLNPDLIIIYGLSTGTAGVLKEIEKVGFDVPMLTTYSNADASFLAIAAPGAPNMIKNLHVMGWLDVTEESLKPLNEAMKKYFPDAPVNAYTMAGWVAAETFVAGLKEAGDNLSWEGYIEAMNHLNFTEGLAPEISYSPGVRQGVTKMAISKVAQDESGNFYFELVSEFNEFK
- a CDS encoding methyl-accepting chemotaxis protein yields the protein MGDILKHFVTVAPYINQLTNSDFAVSVCDLEKCLVYVPGKKLNHGIRKGTPHVKSSVSYQCIKQKKRIVKRVDKEVFGFPYIAIATPIFNNNNEVIGSVCFSETVEKQDILSQTADSLYSNMQQTSAATDIISSKTKSLELIVKELRKVTEESMRKVEETDKILGFISTIASKTNLLGLNAAIEAARLGNEGKGFRVVAEEIRKLAKTTDGYVKQVDTIINDIRQITTEVNERVNSLLELASSQVEANEDIYSHVTELNKVAELLQKQARLLSE